The following coding sequences are from one Nicotiana tomentosiformis chromosome 3, ASM39032v3, whole genome shotgun sequence window:
- the LOC104101774 gene encoding transcription factor bHLH95-like isoform X1: MRLDFTFYSLSFSGPIFVLPNCKLNLFLNMDEGGEDCFIWENQGWAFLNSDNSGGNGAKSSGTKLPDTSHGKQLAISDAVAREIEMPGPSAGRKRTAPGKNGVKGNGEVNEGKVNGGESDHEMHIWTERERRKKMRNMFSNLHALLPQLPPKADKSTIVDEAVNYIKTLEHTLEKLQRQKLERLHGMATSIITSQKLSADSIISREEFLADQGSTNNAAIRPTNNAANPISMPAAFQTWTSPNVILNVFGEEAHISVCCPRKPGLLSSICYVLEKHKIEVVSAQISSNDHRSMYMIQAHFQASGASDQFSETFLVEEIYKQAAGEIILCVTSQ; encoded by the exons ATGCGTTTAGACTTTACTTTttattctctttctttttccggTCCAATATTTGTTCTACCCAATTGTAAGTTGAATCTCTTTCTGAATATGGATGAAGGTGGTGAAGATTGTTTCATATGGGAAAATCAAGGTTGGGCATTTCTGAATTCGGATAACTCAGGTGGTAACGGGGCAAAATCAAGTGGTACAAAGTTACCCGATACCTCTCATGGTAAGCAACTGGCTATATCAGATGCTGTTGCTAGGGAGATAGAGATGCCAGGACCATCCGCCGGTAGAAAGAGGACTGCACCAGGAAAGAACGGTGTCAAGGGAAATGGAGAAGTGAATGAAGGAAAAGTTAATGGAGGAGAATCAGATCATGAGATGCATATATGGACAGAAAGAGAGAGGAGGAAGAAGATGAGGAACATGTTCTCTAATCTTCATGCTTTGCTTCCTCAACTTCCCCCTAAG GCGGACAAGTCTACAATTGTTGATGAAGCAGTGAACTACATAAAGACACTTGAACATACCCTTGAGAAGCTTCAGAGACAGAAGCTGGAGAGGCTCCATGGCATGGCAACTTCAATAATCACCTCTCAGAAACTAAGTGCTGACAGTATTATAAGTAGGGAGGAATTTTTAGCTGATCAGGGCTCTACAAATAACGCTGCCATCCGCCCAACAAATAATGCTGCTAATCCCATTTCAATGCCAGCAGCATTTCAAACTTGGACATCTCCTAATGTTATCCTAAATGTTTTTGGGGAGGAAGCTCACATTAGTGTGTGTTGTCCCAGAAAGCCAGGCCTTTTGAGTAGCATTTGCTATGTTTTAGAGAAGCACAAGATAGAGGTGGTATCTGCCCAAATTTCATCTAATGATCACAGAAGCATGTACATGATTCAAGCCCAT TTTCAGGCAAGTGGAGCTTCTGATCAGTTCTCTGAAACGTTTCTTGTGGAAGAAATATACAAGCAAGCAGCAGGAGAAATAATATTGTGTGTAACATCCCAGTGA
- the LOC104101774 gene encoding transcription factor bHLH95-like isoform X2 produces MRLDFTFYSLSFSGPIFVLPNCKLNLFLNMDEGGEDCFIWENQGWAFLNSDNSGGNGAKSSGTKLPDTSHGKQLAISDAVAREIEMPGPSAGRKRTAPGKNGVKGNGEVNEGKVNGGESDHEMHIWTERERRKKMRNMFSNLHALLPQLPPKADKSTIVDEAVNYIKTLEHTLEKLQRQKLERLHGMATSIITSQKLSADSIISREEFLADQGSTNNAAIRPTNNAANPISMPAAFQTWTSPNVILNVFGEEAHISVCCPRKPGLLSSICYVLEKHKIEVVSAQISSNDHRSMYMIQAHASGASDQFSETFLVEEIYKQAAGEIILCVTSQ; encoded by the exons ATGCGTTTAGACTTTACTTTttattctctttctttttccggTCCAATATTTGTTCTACCCAATTGTAAGTTGAATCTCTTTCTGAATATGGATGAAGGTGGTGAAGATTGTTTCATATGGGAAAATCAAGGTTGGGCATTTCTGAATTCGGATAACTCAGGTGGTAACGGGGCAAAATCAAGTGGTACAAAGTTACCCGATACCTCTCATGGTAAGCAACTGGCTATATCAGATGCTGTTGCTAGGGAGATAGAGATGCCAGGACCATCCGCCGGTAGAAAGAGGACTGCACCAGGAAAGAACGGTGTCAAGGGAAATGGAGAAGTGAATGAAGGAAAAGTTAATGGAGGAGAATCAGATCATGAGATGCATATATGGACAGAAAGAGAGAGGAGGAAGAAGATGAGGAACATGTTCTCTAATCTTCATGCTTTGCTTCCTCAACTTCCCCCTAAG GCGGACAAGTCTACAATTGTTGATGAAGCAGTGAACTACATAAAGACACTTGAACATACCCTTGAGAAGCTTCAGAGACAGAAGCTGGAGAGGCTCCATGGCATGGCAACTTCAATAATCACCTCTCAGAAACTAAGTGCTGACAGTATTATAAGTAGGGAGGAATTTTTAGCTGATCAGGGCTCTACAAATAACGCTGCCATCCGCCCAACAAATAATGCTGCTAATCCCATTTCAATGCCAGCAGCATTTCAAACTTGGACATCTCCTAATGTTATCCTAAATGTTTTTGGGGAGGAAGCTCACATTAGTGTGTGTTGTCCCAGAAAGCCAGGCCTTTTGAGTAGCATTTGCTATGTTTTAGAGAAGCACAAGATAGAGGTGGTATCTGCCCAAATTTCATCTAATGATCACAGAAGCATGTACATGATTCAAGCCCAT GCAAGTGGAGCTTCTGATCAGTTCTCTGAAACGTTTCTTGTGGAAGAAATATACAAGCAAGCAGCAGGAGAAATAATATTGTGTGTAACATCCCAGTGA